From Acropora muricata isolate sample 2 chromosome 14, ASM3666990v1, whole genome shotgun sequence, one genomic window encodes:
- the LOC136899089 gene encoding uncharacterized protein isoform X2 — MSSPKEHHLPDDCVSRHPGEHFRDKFSFGRSSVGIREILGRKNDVVWSTLSGYQKLPCHNIVPPTCEMSVVATGPGEGVKNISLEPGSPSKKVEWKKNKNSEGFAPFGEWTKRHPRAYGIGTSMYECDPVANIIMGDPIADVYAVVAGENSCILALADGVNWGELPRLAARCAVAGCLQYLSENLHKATTTHAVMVSLLNGFHQAQDCIMQHNATMTTLCVAVVCQLESSDRWGLCVVNVGDSLAFTYRRDKGVQEVTVGSHCENEERDMRCPGGSLGLVDGYNPDLRNLTFSYMVVDSGDIVFLTSDGVSDNFDPVVVQCRHCEIPDLARSNSLDSKLDVIQRSAHRNTENDLNVIRSDDYVTNCHTHDVPMARHRKMLDMMTEAIEEEGLEESTSAAEVCAKLLFHVWRCTENKRTFMEDVHREDGVQELRRQLRTARNKEITRQMHELPGKLDHAAVVAFEVGHLSSNPIRALGRNGSTRGSRRSSVFTTIFEFIRSVSNSSSRRTSDNDEFYSESPSSDSFEELFDISKHHSY, encoded by the exons ATGAGCTCTCCGAAAGAGCACCATTTGCCGGACGATTGCGTCTCACGACATCCAGGTGAACATTTTAGGGACAAGTTTTCTTTTGGGCGATCTTCTGTTGGTATTCG AGAGATACTGGGGCGAAAAAATGATGTTGTTTGGAGCACACTGTCAGGGTATCAGAAGTTACCATGCCACAACATTGTACCACCAACTTGTGAAATGTCGGTTGTGGCAACTGGACCAGGTGAAGGAGTGAAAAACATCAGTCTTGAGCCTGGATCACCAAGCAAAAAGGTTGAATggaagaagaacaaaaactcTGAGGGTTTTGCACCATTTGGAGAATGGACGAAACGCCATCCAAGAGCTTATGGGATAGGGACCTCAATGTACGAGTGTGACCCAGTGGCTAATATTATAATGGGTGATCCTATTGCTGATGTGTATGCGGTGGTGGCTGGTGAAAACAGCTGCATTTTAGCTTTAGCGGATGGAGTGAATTGGGGTGAATTGCCAAGGCTTGCTGCTCGATGTGCTGTCGCAGGATGTCTGCAATATTTAAGTGAGAACTTGCACAAAGCCACCACAACCCATGCTGTCATGGTTTCACTCCTGAATGGATTCCACCAAGCACAAGATTGCATCATGCAACATAATGCAACAATGACCACTCTGTGCGTAGCTGTGGTTTGTCAGCTTGAATCTAGTGATAGATGGGGACTGTGTGTTGTAAATGTAGGTGACAGCCTAGCATTTACTTACCGGCGGGACAAAGGGGTTCAAGAAGTGACAGTTGGCTCACACtgtgaaaatgaagaaagagaTATGAGGTGTCCCGGTGGTTCTCTCGGCCTTGTAGATGGCTACAATCCAGACTTGAGAAATCTCACATTCTCGTACATGGTTGTGGATTCTGGCGACATTGTCTTTCTCACAAGTGATGGGGTGTCAGACAATTTTGATCCTGTTGTAGTGCAATGTAGACATTGCGAGATTCCAGATTTAGCACGTTCAAACAGCTTGGACTCGAAGTTAGACGTGATTCAAAGGAGTGCACATAGAAATACAGAAAATGATCTAAATGTAATCAGAAGTGATGATTATGTTACTAATTGCCACACACACGATGTACCAATGGCAAGACACAGAAAGATGCTGGATATGATGACAGAA GCAATTGAAGAAGAAGGCCTGGAAGAAAGCACTTCAGCAGCAGAAGTCTGCGCCAAACTTCTTTTCCATGTGTGGAGATGCACTGAGAACAAGCGCACCTTCATGGAAGATGTCCACCGAGAGGATGGAGTTCAGGAATTGAGAAGGCAACTGAGAACAGCAAGGAACAAAGAAATCACCAGACAGATGCATGAGCTTCCTGGAAAGTTGGACCATGCTGCCGTGGTAGCATTTGAGGTGGGCCACTTATCCTCAAATCCAATAAGAGCACTGGGGCGGAATGGAAGTACAAGAGGAAGCCGAAGATCAAGTGTTTTCACCACGATATTTGAATTCATAAGAAGTGTTAGCAACAGCAGCAGTAGAAGAACGTCAGACAATGACGAATTTTATTCAGAGAGCCCTTCAAGCGACTCTTTTGAGGAACTGTTTGATATCAGTAAACACCATAGTTATTGA
- the LOC136899089 gene encoding PP2C-like domain-containing protein CG9801 isoform X3 codes for MSSPKEHHLPDDCVSRHPGEHFRDKFSFGRSSVGIREIMVRKNDVVWSRLYRKLPCYNIVPPTGEISVKATGPGEGVKNIILGPASPSKKVEWKKNKTSEGKFVPFGEWTKRHPRAYGLGTSMYECDPVANTTTGDPIADVYAVVAGENSCILALADGVNWGESARLAARCAIAGCLQYLSENLHKATTTHDVMVSLLNGFHQAQDCIMQHNATMTTLCVAVVCKLESSDRWGLCVVNVGDSLAFTYRRDKGVQEVTVGSHCENEERDMRCPGGSLGLVDGYNPDLRNLTFSYTAVDSGDIVFLTSDGVSDNFDPVVLHCGHCETPELIRSKSLDTTLDGVQRSAHRTAEKDLHISRSDDHITDSQTYDVPMMRHKKMLDLMTEVIQQEGLEDSISASDVCAKLLFHVWRCTENKRTFMEDVHREDHKVQELRRQLRTARNKEITRQMHELPGKLDHAAVVAFEVGHFSSNPMRLLQSNGTTNGSQRGSFMSRISELVRGVSSRLSDNDKFETDSADCHSFQELYPLFGISKE; via the exons ATGAGCTCTCCGAAAGAGCACCATTTGCCGGACGATTGCGTCTCACGACATCCAGGTGAACATTTTAGGGACAAGTTTTCTTTTGGGCGATCTTCTGTTGGTATTCG AGAGATAATGGTGCGAAAAAATGATGTTGTTTGGAGTAGACTGTACCGCAAGTTACCATGCTACAACATTGTACCGCCAACGGGTGAAATCTCGGTTAAGGCAACTGGACCAGGTGAAGGAGTGAAAAACATTATTCTTGGGCCTGCGTCGCCTAGCAAAAAGGTTGAATGGAAGAAGAACAAAACCTCTGAGGGTAAATTTGTGCCCTTTGGGGAATGGACAAAACGTCATCCAAGAGCTTATGGCTTAGGGACCTCAATGTATGAGTGTGACCCAGTGGCTAATACAACAACTGGTGATCCTATTGCTGATGTGTATGCGGTGGTTGCTGGTGAAAACAGCTGCATTTTAGCTTTAGCGGATGGAGTGAACTGGGGTGAATCAGCAAGGCTTGCTGCTCGCTGTGCCATTGCAGGATGTCTGCAATATTTAAGTGAGAACTTGCACAAAGCCACCACAACCCATGATGTCATGGTTTCACTTCTCAATGGATTCCACCAAGCACAAGATTGCATCATGCAACATAATGCAACAATGACCACTCTGTGCGTAGCTGTGGTTTGTAAGCTTGAATCTAGTGATAGATGGGGACTGTGTGTTGTAAATGTAGGTGACAGCCTTGCATTTACTTACCGGCGGGACAAAGGGGTTCAAGAAGTGACAGTTGGCTCACACtgtgaaaatgaagaaagagaTATGAGGTGTCCTGGCGGTTCTCTCGGCCTTGTAGATGGCTACAATCCAGACTTGAGAAATCTCACATTCTCGTACACAGCCGTGGATTCTGGCGACATTGTCTTTCTCACAAGTGATGGAGTGTCAGACAATTTTGATCCGGTTGTATTGCACTGCGGACATTGTGAGACTCCGGAGTTAATACGTTCAAAAAGCTTAGACACAACGTTAGATGGGGTTCAAAGGAGTGCACACAGAACTGCAGAAAAAGATCTTCACATAAGTAGAAGTGATGATCACATTACTGATTCCCAGACATATGATGTACCAATGATGAGACACAAAAAGATGCTGGATTTAATGACAGAG GTAATTCAACAAGAGGGCTTAGAAGATAGCATCTCGGCATCGGACGTCTGTGCCAAACTTCTTTTCCACGTGTGGAGATGCACTGAGAACAAGCGCACCTTCATGGAAGATGTTCACCGAGAGGATCATAAAGTTCAGGAATTGAGAAGGCAACTGAGAACAGCAAGGAACAAAGAAATCACCAGACAGATGCATGAGCTTCCTGGAAAGTTGGACCATGCTGCTGTGGTAGCGTTTGAGGTGGGCCACTTTTCGTCAAATCCAATGAGACTACTGCAGTCAAATGGGACGACAAATGGAAGCCAAAGGGGAAGTTTTATGTCCAGAATTTCAGAATTAGTGAGAGGTGTTAGCAGCAGATTATCAGACAATGACAAATTTGAGACAGACAGCGCTGATTGTCACTCTTTTCAGGAACTGTACCCGTTGTTTGGTATCAGTAAAGAGTGA
- the LOC136899089 gene encoding PP2C-like domain-containing protein CG9801 isoform X5: MKKTLREIMVRKNDVVWSRLYRKLPCYNIVPPTGEISVKATGPGEGVKNIILGPASPSKKVEWKKNKTSEGKFVPFGEWTKRHPRAYGLGTSMYECDPVANTTTGDPIADVYAVVAGENSCILALADGVNWGESARLAARCAIAGCLQYLSENLHKATTTHDVMVSLLNGFHQAQDCIMQHNATMTTLCVAVVCKLESSDRWGLCVVNVGDSLAFTYRRDKGVQEVTVGSHCENEERDMRCPGGSLGLVDGYNPDLRNLTFSYTAVDSGDIVFLTSDGVSDNFDPVVLHCGHCETPELIRSKSLDTTLDGVQRSAHRTAEKDLHISRSDDHITDSQTYDVPMMRHKKMLDLMTEVIQQEGLEDSISASDVCAKLLFHVWRCTENKRTFMEDVHREDHKVQELRRQLRTARNKEITRQMHELPGKLDHAAVVAFEVGHFSSNPMRLLQSNGTTNGSQRGSFMSRISELVRGVSSRLSDNDKFETDSADCHSFQELYPLFGISKE; the protein is encoded by the exons atgaagaaaacccTCAG AGAGATAATGGTGCGAAAAAATGATGTTGTTTGGAGTAGACTGTACCGCAAGTTACCATGCTACAACATTGTACCGCCAACGGGTGAAATCTCGGTTAAGGCAACTGGACCAGGTGAAGGAGTGAAAAACATTATTCTTGGGCCTGCGTCGCCTAGCAAAAAGGTTGAATGGAAGAAGAACAAAACCTCTGAGGGTAAATTTGTGCCCTTTGGGGAATGGACAAAACGTCATCCAAGAGCTTATGGCTTAGGGACCTCAATGTATGAGTGTGACCCAGTGGCTAATACAACAACTGGTGATCCTATTGCTGATGTGTATGCGGTGGTTGCTGGTGAAAACAGCTGCATTTTAGCTTTAGCGGATGGAGTGAACTGGGGTGAATCAGCAAGGCTTGCTGCTCGCTGTGCCATTGCAGGATGTCTGCAATATTTAAGTGAGAACTTGCACAAAGCCACCACAACCCATGATGTCATGGTTTCACTTCTCAATGGATTCCACCAAGCACAAGATTGCATCATGCAACATAATGCAACAATGACCACTCTGTGCGTAGCTGTGGTTTGTAAGCTTGAATCTAGTGATAGATGGGGACTGTGTGTTGTAAATGTAGGTGACAGCCTTGCATTTACTTACCGGCGGGACAAAGGGGTTCAAGAAGTGACAGTTGGCTCACACtgtgaaaatgaagaaagagaTATGAGGTGTCCTGGCGGTTCTCTCGGCCTTGTAGATGGCTACAATCCAGACTTGAGAAATCTCACATTCTCGTACACAGCCGTGGATTCTGGCGACATTGTCTTTCTCACAAGTGATGGAGTGTCAGACAATTTTGATCCGGTTGTATTGCACTGCGGACATTGTGAGACTCCGGAGTTAATACGTTCAAAAAGCTTAGACACAACGTTAGATGGGGTTCAAAGGAGTGCACACAGAACTGCAGAAAAAGATCTTCACATAAGTAGAAGTGATGATCACATTACTGATTCCCAGACATATGATGTACCAATGATGAGACACAAAAAGATGCTGGATTTAATGACAGAG GTAATTCAACAAGAGGGCTTAGAAGATAGCATCTCGGCATCGGACGTCTGTGCCAAACTTCTTTTCCACGTGTGGAGATGCACTGAGAACAAGCGCACCTTCATGGAAGATGTTCACCGAGAGGATCATAAAGTTCAGGAATTGAGAAGGCAACTGAGAACAGCAAGGAACAAAGAAATCACCAGACAGATGCATGAGCTTCCTGGAAAGTTGGACCATGCTGCTGTGGTAGCGTTTGAGGTGGGCCACTTTTCGTCAAATCCAATGAGACTACTGCAGTCAAATGGGACGACAAATGGAAGCCAAAGGGGAAGTTTTATGTCCAGAATTTCAGAATTAGTGAGAGGTGTTAGCAGCAGATTATCAGACAATGACAAATTTGAGACAGACAGCGCTGATTGTCACTCTTTTCAGGAACTGTACCCGTTGTTTGGTATCAGTAAAGAGTGA
- the LOC136899089 gene encoding uncharacterized protein isoform X4, which produces MKKTLREILGRKNDVVWSTLSGYQKLPCHNIVPPTCEMSVVATGPGEGVKNISLEPGSPSKKVEWKKNKNSEGFAPFGEWTKRHPRAYGIGTSMYECDPVANIIMGDPIADVYAVVAGENSCILALADGVNWGELPRLAARCAVAGCLQYLSENLHKATTTHAVMVSLLNGFHQAQDCIMQHNATMTTLCVAVVCQLESSDRWGLCVVNVGDSLAFTYRRDKGVQEVTVGSHCENEERDMRCPGGSLGLVDGYNPDLRNLTFSYMVVDSGDIVFLTSDGVSDNFDPVVVQCRHCEIPDLARSNSLDSKLDVIQRSAHRNTENDLNVIRSDDYVTNCHTHDVPMARHRKMLDMMTEAIEEEGLEESTSAAEVCAKLLFHVWRCTENKRTFMEDVHREDGVQELRRQLRTARNKEITRQMHELPGKLDHAAVVAFEVGHLSSNPIRALGRNGSTRGSRRSSVFTTIFEFIRSVSNSSSRRTSDNDEFYSESPSSDSFEELFDISKHHSY; this is translated from the exons atgaagaaaacccTCAG AGAGATACTGGGGCGAAAAAATGATGTTGTTTGGAGCACACTGTCAGGGTATCAGAAGTTACCATGCCACAACATTGTACCACCAACTTGTGAAATGTCGGTTGTGGCAACTGGACCAGGTGAAGGAGTGAAAAACATCAGTCTTGAGCCTGGATCACCAAGCAAAAAGGTTGAATggaagaagaacaaaaactcTGAGGGTTTTGCACCATTTGGAGAATGGACGAAACGCCATCCAAGAGCTTATGGGATAGGGACCTCAATGTACGAGTGTGACCCAGTGGCTAATATTATAATGGGTGATCCTATTGCTGATGTGTATGCGGTGGTGGCTGGTGAAAACAGCTGCATTTTAGCTTTAGCGGATGGAGTGAATTGGGGTGAATTGCCAAGGCTTGCTGCTCGATGTGCTGTCGCAGGATGTCTGCAATATTTAAGTGAGAACTTGCACAAAGCCACCACAACCCATGCTGTCATGGTTTCACTCCTGAATGGATTCCACCAAGCACAAGATTGCATCATGCAACATAATGCAACAATGACCACTCTGTGCGTAGCTGTGGTTTGTCAGCTTGAATCTAGTGATAGATGGGGACTGTGTGTTGTAAATGTAGGTGACAGCCTAGCATTTACTTACCGGCGGGACAAAGGGGTTCAAGAAGTGACAGTTGGCTCACACtgtgaaaatgaagaaagagaTATGAGGTGTCCCGGTGGTTCTCTCGGCCTTGTAGATGGCTACAATCCAGACTTGAGAAATCTCACATTCTCGTACATGGTTGTGGATTCTGGCGACATTGTCTTTCTCACAAGTGATGGGGTGTCAGACAATTTTGATCCTGTTGTAGTGCAATGTAGACATTGCGAGATTCCAGATTTAGCACGTTCAAACAGCTTGGACTCGAAGTTAGACGTGATTCAAAGGAGTGCACATAGAAATACAGAAAATGATCTAAATGTAATCAGAAGTGATGATTATGTTACTAATTGCCACACACACGATGTACCAATGGCAAGACACAGAAAGATGCTGGATATGATGACAGAA GCAATTGAAGAAGAAGGCCTGGAAGAAAGCACTTCAGCAGCAGAAGTCTGCGCCAAACTTCTTTTCCATGTGTGGAGATGCACTGAGAACAAGCGCACCTTCATGGAAGATGTCCACCGAGAGGATGGAGTTCAGGAATTGAGAAGGCAACTGAGAACAGCAAGGAACAAAGAAATCACCAGACAGATGCATGAGCTTCCTGGAAAGTTGGACCATGCTGCCGTGGTAGCATTTGAGGTGGGCCACTTATCCTCAAATCCAATAAGAGCACTGGGGCGGAATGGAAGTACAAGAGGAAGCCGAAGATCAAGTGTTTTCACCACGATATTTGAATTCATAAGAAGTGTTAGCAACAGCAGCAGTAGAAGAACGTCAGACAATGACGAATTTTATTCAGAGAGCCCTTCAAGCGACTCTTTTGAGGAACTGTTTGATATCAGTAAACACCATAGTTATTGA
- the LOC136899089 gene encoding uncharacterized protein isoform X7: MSVVATGPGEGVKNISLEPGSPSKKVEWKKNKNSEGFAPFGEWTKRHPRAYGIGTSMYECDPVANIIMGDPIADVYAVVAGENSCILALADGVNWGELPRLAARCAVAGCLQYLSENLHKATTTHAVMVSLLNGFHQAQDCIMQHNATMTTLCVAVVCQLESSDRWGLCVVNVGDSLAFTYRRDKGVQEVTVGSHCENEERDMRCPGGSLGLVDGYNPDLRNLTFSYMVVDSGDIVFLTSDGVSDNFDPVVVQCRHCEIPDLARSNSLDSKLDVIQRSAHRNTENDLNVIRSDDYVTNCHTHDVPMARHRKMLDMMTEAIEEEGLEESTSAAEVCAKLLFHVWRCTENKRTFMEDVHREDGVQELRRQLRTARNKEITRQMHELPGKLDHAAVVAFEVGHLSSNPIRALGRNGSTRGSRRSSVFTTIFEFIRSVSNSSSRRTSDNDEFYSESPSSDSFEELFDISKHHSY; encoded by the exons ATGTCGGTTGTGGCAACTGGACCAGGTGAAGGAGTGAAAAACATCAGTCTTGAGCCTGGATCACCAAGCAAAAAGGTTGAATggaagaagaacaaaaactcTGAGGGTTTTGCACCATTTGGAGAATGGACGAAACGCCATCCAAGAGCTTATGGGATAGGGACCTCAATGTACGAGTGTGACCCAGTGGCTAATATTATAATGGGTGATCCTATTGCTGATGTGTATGCGGTGGTGGCTGGTGAAAACAGCTGCATTTTAGCTTTAGCGGATGGAGTGAATTGGGGTGAATTGCCAAGGCTTGCTGCTCGATGTGCTGTCGCAGGATGTCTGCAATATTTAAGTGAGAACTTGCACAAAGCCACCACAACCCATGCTGTCATGGTTTCACTCCTGAATGGATTCCACCAAGCACAAGATTGCATCATGCAACATAATGCAACAATGACCACTCTGTGCGTAGCTGTGGTTTGTCAGCTTGAATCTAGTGATAGATGGGGACTGTGTGTTGTAAATGTAGGTGACAGCCTAGCATTTACTTACCGGCGGGACAAAGGGGTTCAAGAAGTGACAGTTGGCTCACACtgtgaaaatgaagaaagagaTATGAGGTGTCCCGGTGGTTCTCTCGGCCTTGTAGATGGCTACAATCCAGACTTGAGAAATCTCACATTCTCGTACATGGTTGTGGATTCTGGCGACATTGTCTTTCTCACAAGTGATGGGGTGTCAGACAATTTTGATCCTGTTGTAGTGCAATGTAGACATTGCGAGATTCCAGATTTAGCACGTTCAAACAGCTTGGACTCGAAGTTAGACGTGATTCAAAGGAGTGCACATAGAAATACAGAAAATGATCTAAATGTAATCAGAAGTGATGATTATGTTACTAATTGCCACACACACGATGTACCAATGGCAAGACACAGAAAGATGCTGGATATGATGACAGAA GCAATTGAAGAAGAAGGCCTGGAAGAAAGCACTTCAGCAGCAGAAGTCTGCGCCAAACTTCTTTTCCATGTGTGGAGATGCACTGAGAACAAGCGCACCTTCATGGAAGATGTCCACCGAGAGGATGGAGTTCAGGAATTGAGAAGGCAACTGAGAACAGCAAGGAACAAAGAAATCACCAGACAGATGCATGAGCTTCCTGGAAAGTTGGACCATGCTGCCGTGGTAGCATTTGAGGTGGGCCACTTATCCTCAAATCCAATAAGAGCACTGGGGCGGAATGGAAGTACAAGAGGAAGCCGAAGATCAAGTGTTTTCACCACGATATTTGAATTCATAAGAAGTGTTAGCAACAGCAGCAGTAGAAGAACGTCAGACAATGACGAATTTTATTCAGAGAGCCCTTCAAGCGACTCTTTTGAGGAACTGTTTGATATCAGTAAACACCATAGTTATTGA
- the LOC136899089 gene encoding PP2C-like domain-containing protein CG9801 isoform X1: protein MDETKGFSYFRSRGKITHSRIDSMESSDSGIVSDSDGESIDSEDYGRKFQDLMREIMVRKNDVVWSRLYRKLPCYNIVPPTGEISVKATGPGEGVKNIILGPASPSKKVEWKKNKTSEGKFVPFGEWTKRHPRAYGLGTSMYECDPVANTTTGDPIADVYAVVAGENSCILALADGVNWGESARLAARCAIAGCLQYLSENLHKATTTHDVMVSLLNGFHQAQDCIMQHNATMTTLCVAVVCKLESSDRWGLCVVNVGDSLAFTYRRDKGVQEVTVGSHCENEERDMRCPGGSLGLVDGYNPDLRNLTFSYTAVDSGDIVFLTSDGVSDNFDPVVLHCGHCETPELIRSKSLDTTLDGVQRSAHRTAEKDLHISRSDDHITDSQTYDVPMMRHKKMLDLMTEVIQQEGLEDSISASDVCAKLLFHVWRCTENKRTFMEDVHREDHKVQELRRQLRTARNKEITRQMHELPGKLDHAAVVAFEVGHFSSNPMRLLQSNGTTNGSQRGSFMSRISELVRGVSSRLSDNDKFETDSADCHSFQELYPLFGISKE, encoded by the exons ATGGACGAAACAAAAGGGTTTTCATATTTTCGTTCAAGAGGGAAAATTACACATTCAAGGATAGATTCAATGGAAAGTTCAGACAGTGGTATTGTTTCGGATTCCGACGGAGAGTCAATCGACAGCGAAGATTACGGCAGGAAATTTCAAGACCTTATGAG AGAGATAATGGTGCGAAAAAATGATGTTGTTTGGAGTAGACTGTACCGCAAGTTACCATGCTACAACATTGTACCGCCAACGGGTGAAATCTCGGTTAAGGCAACTGGACCAGGTGAAGGAGTGAAAAACATTATTCTTGGGCCTGCGTCGCCTAGCAAAAAGGTTGAATGGAAGAAGAACAAAACCTCTGAGGGTAAATTTGTGCCCTTTGGGGAATGGACAAAACGTCATCCAAGAGCTTATGGCTTAGGGACCTCAATGTATGAGTGTGACCCAGTGGCTAATACAACAACTGGTGATCCTATTGCTGATGTGTATGCGGTGGTTGCTGGTGAAAACAGCTGCATTTTAGCTTTAGCGGATGGAGTGAACTGGGGTGAATCAGCAAGGCTTGCTGCTCGCTGTGCCATTGCAGGATGTCTGCAATATTTAAGTGAGAACTTGCACAAAGCCACCACAACCCATGATGTCATGGTTTCACTTCTCAATGGATTCCACCAAGCACAAGATTGCATCATGCAACATAATGCAACAATGACCACTCTGTGCGTAGCTGTGGTTTGTAAGCTTGAATCTAGTGATAGATGGGGACTGTGTGTTGTAAATGTAGGTGACAGCCTTGCATTTACTTACCGGCGGGACAAAGGGGTTCAAGAAGTGACAGTTGGCTCACACtgtgaaaatgaagaaagagaTATGAGGTGTCCTGGCGGTTCTCTCGGCCTTGTAGATGGCTACAATCCAGACTTGAGAAATCTCACATTCTCGTACACAGCCGTGGATTCTGGCGACATTGTCTTTCTCACAAGTGATGGAGTGTCAGACAATTTTGATCCGGTTGTATTGCACTGCGGACATTGTGAGACTCCGGAGTTAATACGTTCAAAAAGCTTAGACACAACGTTAGATGGGGTTCAAAGGAGTGCACACAGAACTGCAGAAAAAGATCTTCACATAAGTAGAAGTGATGATCACATTACTGATTCCCAGACATATGATGTACCAATGATGAGACACAAAAAGATGCTGGATTTAATGACAGAG GTAATTCAACAAGAGGGCTTAGAAGATAGCATCTCGGCATCGGACGTCTGTGCCAAACTTCTTTTCCACGTGTGGAGATGCACTGAGAACAAGCGCACCTTCATGGAAGATGTTCACCGAGAGGATCATAAAGTTCAGGAATTGAGAAGGCAACTGAGAACAGCAAGGAACAAAGAAATCACCAGACAGATGCATGAGCTTCCTGGAAAGTTGGACCATGCTGCTGTGGTAGCGTTTGAGGTGGGCCACTTTTCGTCAAATCCAATGAGACTACTGCAGTCAAATGGGACGACAAATGGAAGCCAAAGGGGAAGTTTTATGTCCAGAATTTCAGAATTAGTGAGAGGTGTTAGCAGCAGATTATCAGACAATGACAAATTTGAGACAGACAGCGCTGATTGTCACTCTTTTCAGGAACTGTACCCGTTGTTTGGTATCAGTAAAGAGTGA
- the LOC136899089 gene encoding PP2C-like domain-containing protein CG9801 isoform X6, translating to MVRKNDVVWSRLYRKLPCYNIVPPTGEISVKATGPGEGVKNIILGPASPSKKVEWKKNKTSEGKFVPFGEWTKRHPRAYGLGTSMYECDPVANTTTGDPIADVYAVVAGENSCILALADGVNWGESARLAARCAIAGCLQYLSENLHKATTTHDVMVSLLNGFHQAQDCIMQHNATMTTLCVAVVCKLESSDRWGLCVVNVGDSLAFTYRRDKGVQEVTVGSHCENEERDMRCPGGSLGLVDGYNPDLRNLTFSYTAVDSGDIVFLTSDGVSDNFDPVVLHCGHCETPELIRSKSLDTTLDGVQRSAHRTAEKDLHISRSDDHITDSQTYDVPMMRHKKMLDLMTEVIQQEGLEDSISASDVCAKLLFHVWRCTENKRTFMEDVHREDHKVQELRRQLRTARNKEITRQMHELPGKLDHAAVVAFEVGHFSSNPMRLLQSNGTTNGSQRGSFMSRISELVRGVSSRLSDNDKFETDSADCHSFQELYPLFGISKE from the exons ATGGTGCGAAAAAATGATGTTGTTTGGAGTAGACTGTACCGCAAGTTACCATGCTACAACATTGTACCGCCAACGGGTGAAATCTCGGTTAAGGCAACTGGACCAGGTGAAGGAGTGAAAAACATTATTCTTGGGCCTGCGTCGCCTAGCAAAAAGGTTGAATGGAAGAAGAACAAAACCTCTGAGGGTAAATTTGTGCCCTTTGGGGAATGGACAAAACGTCATCCAAGAGCTTATGGCTTAGGGACCTCAATGTATGAGTGTGACCCAGTGGCTAATACAACAACTGGTGATCCTATTGCTGATGTGTATGCGGTGGTTGCTGGTGAAAACAGCTGCATTTTAGCTTTAGCGGATGGAGTGAACTGGGGTGAATCAGCAAGGCTTGCTGCTCGCTGTGCCATTGCAGGATGTCTGCAATATTTAAGTGAGAACTTGCACAAAGCCACCACAACCCATGATGTCATGGTTTCACTTCTCAATGGATTCCACCAAGCACAAGATTGCATCATGCAACATAATGCAACAATGACCACTCTGTGCGTAGCTGTGGTTTGTAAGCTTGAATCTAGTGATAGATGGGGACTGTGTGTTGTAAATGTAGGTGACAGCCTTGCATTTACTTACCGGCGGGACAAAGGGGTTCAAGAAGTGACAGTTGGCTCACACtgtgaaaatgaagaaagagaTATGAGGTGTCCTGGCGGTTCTCTCGGCCTTGTAGATGGCTACAATCCAGACTTGAGAAATCTCACATTCTCGTACACAGCCGTGGATTCTGGCGACATTGTCTTTCTCACAAGTGATGGAGTGTCAGACAATTTTGATCCGGTTGTATTGCACTGCGGACATTGTGAGACTCCGGAGTTAATACGTTCAAAAAGCTTAGACACAACGTTAGATGGGGTTCAAAGGAGTGCACACAGAACTGCAGAAAAAGATCTTCACATAAGTAGAAGTGATGATCACATTACTGATTCCCAGACATATGATGTACCAATGATGAGACACAAAAAGATGCTGGATTTAATGACAGAG GTAATTCAACAAGAGGGCTTAGAAGATAGCATCTCGGCATCGGACGTCTGTGCCAAACTTCTTTTCCACGTGTGGAGATGCACTGAGAACAAGCGCACCTTCATGGAAGATGTTCACCGAGAGGATCATAAAGTTCAGGAATTGAGAAGGCAACTGAGAACAGCAAGGAACAAAGAAATCACCAGACAGATGCATGAGCTTCCTGGAAAGTTGGACCATGCTGCTGTGGTAGCGTTTGAGGTGGGCCACTTTTCGTCAAATCCAATGAGACTACTGCAGTCAAATGGGACGACAAATGGAAGCCAAAGGGGAAGTTTTATGTCCAGAATTTCAGAATTAGTGAGAGGTGTTAGCAGCAGATTATCAGACAATGACAAATTTGAGACAGACAGCGCTGATTGTCACTCTTTTCAGGAACTGTACCCGTTGTTTGGTATCAGTAAAGAGTGA